In Toxoplasma gondii ME49 chromosome X, whole genome shotgun sequence, a single genomic region encodes these proteins:
- a CDS encoding exosome component 2, putative (encoded by transcript TGME49_224860), whose protein sequence is MVNQTDSDNFPPLGAASSRRPRSAASAFSASSASSTSSASAHAEGAHETHKRLRGEAMRWSAASLDDRERKSVFSGDIPGLGVVVPGQQIVVEEGCMRGHGTYEKGGKIFAAVCGILEKVNKLVYIRPLRSRYQGSVGDVVVGRVTDILNGKWLVDVNSGQAACLALAAISLPEHRRRLDEDMLEMQNFFVVGDVICCEVQRVRADGQILLHTRSTRYGRLMNGVFLAVAPQQIQRQSHHIVQLSCGVQVVLGLNGYIWISLPMKTSAKDTMNYAHVQTTHEKVSKEMRLAISRVRNIVLCLARSNFDISTQTIERMYDVSVSRGWEAKDLADPLVMQELVEAFLVARLGKDA, encoded by the exons ATGGTTAATCAAACAGACTCAGACAACTTTCCCCCCTTGGGTGCCGCCTCCTCACGGCGCCCTCGCAGCGCggcttctgccttttctgcttcttcggcttcttcgacttcttcggcttctgctCACGCAGAGGGAGCGCACGAGACTCACAAGCGATTGCGGGGAGAGGCTATGCGGTGGTCGGCTGCATCCCTCGACGAccgggagagaaaaagcgtcTTTTCCGGGGATATTCCGGGTCTCGGCGTGGTGGTGCCAGGCCAACAGATCGTTGTGGAGGAaggatgcatgcgcggacATGGAACGTACGAAAAAGGAGGGAAAATATTTGCCGCGGTCTGCGGAATCCTCGAAAAG GTGAATAAACTGGTGTACATTCGACCCCTGCGGTCTCGGTATCAGGGCAGCGTCGGCGACGTCGTTGTGGGACGAGTCACAGACATCCTGAACGGGAAG TGGCTAGTGGACGTGAACTCAGGCCAGGCCGCGTGTTTGGCCCTCGCCGCAATTTCCCTTCCGGAGCATCGGCGGCGACTCGACGAGGACATGTTGGAGATGCAGAACTTCTTCGTTGTCGGAGACGTCATCTGCTGCGAGGTTCAACGCGTTCGA GCGGACGGCCAAATTCTTCTGCACACGAGAAGCACGCGGTACGGGCGACTGATGAACggcgtttttctcgcagtGGCGCCTCAGCAGATTCAGCGGCAGAGCCACCACATTGTGCAGCTCTCCTGTGGAGTCCAAGTCGTTCTCGGCCTCAACG GGTATATCTGGATTTCTTTGCCGATGAAGACCTCGGCCAAGGACACGATGAACTACGCTCATGTGCAGACGACGCACGAGAAGGTATCGAAGGAGATGCGTCTTGCGATCAGTCGCGTGCGCAATATCGTCCTTTGTTTGGCGAGGAGCAACTTTGACATCTCTACACAAACCATTGAACGCATGTATGACGTCTCCGTTTCGAGAGGGTGGGAGGCAAAGGACCTGGCGGATCCCCTTGTCATGCAGGAACTCGTCGAGGCCTTCCTTGTGGCGCGTCTAGGCAAAGATGCCTag